In Lemur catta isolate mLemCat1 chromosome 1, mLemCat1.pri, whole genome shotgun sequence, one DNA window encodes the following:
- the GMNC gene encoding geminin coiled-coil domain-containing protein 1, with amino-acid sequence MLGKREEEGRKQNTILPCQDQYFVGGQSYNCPYSTTTSESSVDVSTDTWVSFWAAGLLDNREPQQAPQAQESSHGSNFPVLDSFSWEEAQLSSQLYRNKQLQDTLVQKEEELARLHEENNHLRQYLNSALVKCLEEKAKKLLSSDEFSRVCGKFRKGKRKPKEQRYSPAEIPHPKNAKRNLSSEFANCEEQPGPPVDPWVLQTLGLKDLNTIDDSLSANYSALSSHPRRVTSTFSQYPDDAVDYENVPSEDLPIDYGGDRTAPLHSTATHGEGFPFLSQLSNPSVGLQNLPYYTANVSPNKTEMAFSTSLSPHCNVKTHSFHQGQAFVRRDEEGGWKFTWVPKQS; translated from the exons ATGTTaggaaaaagggaggaggaaggcaggaagcag AACACCATTCTGCCTTGCCAAGACCAGTACTTTGTAGGAGGCCAGAGTTATAATTGCCCGTATTCCACTACAACGTCAGAATCTAGTGTTGATGTTTCCACGGATACTTGGGTCTCTTTCTGGGCTGCTGGTCTCCTGGACAACAGAGAGCCCCAACAAGCACCACAGGCACAGG AATCATCCCATGGCTCGAATTTTCCTGTTCTGGACTCATTTTCATGGGAAGAGGCTCAGCTTTCCTCTCAGCTGTACAGAAATAAGCAG CTCCAAGATACTCTGGTGCAAAAGGAAGAAGAACTAGCTAGGTTACATGAAGAGAACAATCACCTCAGACAATACCTGAATTCTGCTTTGGTTAAATGTCTTGAAGAAAAAGCTAAG AAATTGTTGTCATCAGATGAGTTCTCCAGAGTATGTGGAAAAttcagaaaggggaagaggaaacCCAAAGAGCAAAGATACTCTCCTGCTGAAATTCCTCATCCCAAAAATGCCAAGAGAAACCTCTCTAGTGAATTTGCTAACTGTGAAGAACAACCTGGGCCCCCTGTGGATCCCTGGGTCCTTCAAACACTTGGGTTAAAAGACCTCAACACCATTGATGACAGCTTGTCAGCTAACTACAGTGCCCTCTCCTCTCATCCCAGAAGAGTCACCAGCACATTTTCTCAGTATCCAGATGATGCAGTTGACTATGAAAATGTCCCCAGCGAGGATCTGCCGATTGACTATGGAGGTGACAGAACAGCCCCCTTACATAGCACTGCCACTCATGGGGAAGGTTTTCCCTTCCTTTCACAACTTTCAAATCCCTCAGTGGGGCTGCAAAATCTTCCTTACTATACTGCTAATGTGTCACCCAACAAGACAGAGATGGCCTTTTCCACATCCCTGAGCCCTCACTGTAATGTGAAAACTCATTCTTTCCACCAGGGACAAGCTTTTGTGCGTCGAGATGAGGAGGGAGGCTGGAAGTTTACCTGGGTCCCCAAGCAGTCTTAG